The following coding sequences lie in one Bacillota bacterium genomic window:
- a CDS encoding fumarylacetoacetate hydrolase family protein, with translation MRWARFKTENQEYYGVVEGQRVERIEGSMFGEYQLTGQSYKLEEVRLLSPCLPGKIICVGLNYADHAREFNLTPPEEPVLFLKPPTTVIGPDDDIVYPKMSRRVDFEAELGVIIKEVTRAVSVNEASQKIFGFTCANDVTARDLQKKDGQWTRAKSFDTFCPLGPFIVTDVDPQSLAISLTLNGQRKQFSNTSQMIFSVNQLVSFVSHIMTLLPGDVLLTGTPSGVGPVQPGDEVVVEIEGIGTLKNRVVMGKNQVENFVDKE, from the coding sequence ATGCGTTGGGCCAGGTTCAAAACTGAAAATCAAGAGTATTATGGAGTAGTGGAAGGGCAACGGGTTGAAAGAATCGAGGGTTCCATGTTTGGTGAGTATCAACTGACCGGTCAATCGTATAAACTAGAGGAGGTGAGATTATTATCTCCATGTTTACCTGGCAAAATCATCTGTGTCGGGCTGAATTACGCCGATCACGCCCGGGAGTTTAACCTGACCCCACCTGAAGAACCAGTGCTTTTTTTAAAGCCGCCGACTACGGTGATTGGACCCGACGATGACATTGTTTATCCCAAGATGAGCCGGCGGGTCGATTTCGAGGCTGAGCTAGGAGTAATCATTAAAGAAGTTACTCGTGCGGTGTCGGTCAACGAGGCTAGCCAGAAGATTTTTGGTTTTACCTGTGCCAATGATGTCACGGCTAGGGATTTGCAGAAGAAAGATGGCCAGTGGACCCGGGCCAAGTCATTTGATACATTTTGTCCTTTAGGACCGTTTATTGTCACTGATGTCGACCCACAGAGTTTGGCGATTTCATTAACCCTAAATGGGCAAAGAAAACAGTTCTCGAACACCTCGCAGATGATTTTTTCCGTTAACCAACTGGTCAGTTTTGTATCGCATATTATGACGTTATTGCCTGGTGATGTTCTGCTTACGGGCACTCCCAGCGGTGTTGGGCCGGTACAGCCCGGAGATGAAGTTGTGGTAGAAATCGAGGGTATTGGAACATTGAAAAACCGCGTAGTTATGGGAAAAAATCAAGTTGAAAATTTCGTTGACAAAGAGTGA
- a CDS encoding S-adenosylmethionine decarboxylase proenzyme: MSALGRHILAEIYGCRFDVLNDIKKVEEIMINAALEAGAEVREYVFQKFSPQGVSGVVVISESHLAIHTWPELGYAAVDVFTCGDRVDPWDACNYLVDKFQAGHMTATEMKRGIMETPHKVAVNL; encoded by the coding sequence ATGAGTGCATTAGGCCGCCACATTTTAGCCGAAATTTATGGTTGCAGATTTGATGTTCTAAATGACATCAAAAAAGTCGAAGAAATTATGATTAATGCGGCTCTGGAAGCAGGCGCTGAGGTCCGCGAGTATGTCTTTCAAAAGTTTAGTCCCCAGGGGGTCAGTGGGGTTGTCGTTATTTCGGAATCCCATCTGGCGATACACACCTGGCCGGAACTGGGTTATGCGGCGGTGGATGTATTTACCTGTGGGGACAGAGTGGATCCTTGGGATGCTTGCAACTACCTGGTTGATAAGTTCCAAGCGGGTCACATGACTGCTACTGAAATGAAGCGCGGAATTATGGAAACTCCTCATAAGGTAGCGGTAAATTTATAG